One region of Longimicrobium sp. genomic DNA includes:
- a CDS encoding c-type cytochrome, producing MRRRTWWVAAVMVVMACDRIGGARETGGGSSAPASTAQAGRPVAAAPVGVLPPGVPREAGEQGRELYLKACVMCHGENGGGTALGPSLTDRRWIEGNGSFDEIIAVTREGVETPKEFPVPMPPRGDGSFSDEQIRAVAAYTSSIANAR from the coding sequence ATGCGGCGACGGACCTGGTGGGTGGCGGCGGTGATGGTGGTGATGGCGTGCGATCGCATCGGCGGAGCGCGAGAGACCGGCGGCGGCAGCTCGGCGCCCGCGTCGACGGCCCAGGCCGGCCGCCCGGTTGCCGCGGCGCCAGTGGGGGTGCTTCCTCCCGGCGTCCCGCGCGAGGCGGGGGAGCAGGGGCGCGAGCTGTACCTGAAGGCGTGCGTGATGTGCCACGGCGAGAACGGCGGCGGCACCGCGCTGGGCCCCTCGCTCACGGACCGCAGGTGGATCGAGGGGAACGGCTCCTTTGACGAGATCATCGCCGTCACGCGCGAGGGCGTCGAGACTCCGAAGGAGTTCCCCGTCCCCATGCCTCCCCGCGGCGACGGCAGCTTCTCCGACGAGCAGATTCGCGCGGTGGCCGCCTACACGTCATCCATCGCCAACGCGCGCTGA
- a CDS encoding 3-isopropylmalate dehydrogenase translates to MARVAVLPGDGVGKEVTREAARVLRAVRPDLELVEWPHGADRFLETGETITDAEFAELSSSYDAILLGALGDPRVPGNEHARQILLGMRFKLDLFINFRPVRLLHERLCPLKGKTVEDLDFVIFRENTEGVYVGMGGTFKQGTPDEVAVQEDMNTRKGVERIIRAAFDYARAHGHSRVTLSDKANAMEFAGGLWRRVFAEVAKEYPEIEREALYVDMLAMDLVRRPERYQVIVTGNLFGDILSDLGAALVGGLGLTASGNIHPGRVSLFEPVHGSAPDIAGQDKANPLAAILTSALMLRHLGDDASAARIETAVQSAVLAGETTSDLGGMLGTVAAGEAVLRRLEG, encoded by the coding sequence ATGGCCCGCGTTGCGGTGCTCCCCGGCGATGGCGTTGGCAAGGAGGTCACCCGCGAGGCCGCGCGCGTGCTGCGCGCCGTGCGCCCTGACCTGGAGCTGGTGGAGTGGCCCCACGGCGCCGATCGCTTCCTGGAAACCGGCGAGACGATCACCGACGCCGAGTTCGCCGAGCTCTCCTCCAGCTACGACGCCATCCTGCTCGGCGCCCTCGGGGATCCGCGCGTGCCGGGGAACGAGCACGCGCGCCAGATCCTGCTGGGGATGCGCTTCAAGCTCGACCTGTTCATCAACTTCCGCCCCGTGCGCCTCCTCCACGAGCGCCTCTGCCCGCTCAAGGGGAAGACGGTGGAGGACCTGGACTTCGTCATCTTCCGCGAGAACACCGAGGGGGTGTACGTGGGGATGGGCGGCACCTTCAAGCAGGGGACTCCCGACGAGGTCGCGGTGCAGGAGGACATGAACACGCGCAAGGGCGTGGAGCGGATCATCCGCGCCGCCTTCGACTATGCGCGCGCCCACGGCCACTCCCGCGTCACCCTGTCGGACAAAGCAAACGCGATGGAGTTCGCCGGCGGTCTCTGGCGCCGCGTCTTCGCCGAAGTAGCAAAGGAGTACCCGGAGATCGAGCGCGAGGCGCTGTACGTGGACATGCTGGCGATGGACCTCGTGCGCCGCCCGGAGCGCTACCAGGTGATCGTCACGGGAAACCTGTTCGGCGACATCCTGAGCGACCTCGGGGCCGCGCTGGTGGGCGGGCTGGGGCTGACCGCTTCGGGCAACATCCACCCGGGGCGCGTCTCACTCTTCGAGCCGGTGCACGGCTCCGCGCCGGACATCGCGGGGCAGGACAAGGCCAACCCCCTGGCCGCGATCCTGACCTCCGCCCTCATGCTCCGCCACCTGGGCGACGACGCCTCCGCCGCGCGCATCGAGACCGCCGTCCAATCCGCCGTCCTCGCCGGCGAGACGACCTCGGACCTGGGTGGGATGCTGGGGACGGTGGCGGCCGGGGAGGCGGTGCTGCGGCGGCTGGAGGGGTAG
- the uvsE gene encoding UV DNA damage repair endonuclease UvsE, with protein MAKREWPKRLGFAVKVVGREGLKSNDARKWQSNPHVRVSIDFLHPILDYLDEVDIRMYRISSDFVPYSTHPDMPQFHAQVRECARELAELGRRARDFGIRLSLHPSQYVLLSAQDPAINAKGIADVNAQAELLDAMEQGPEAVVVLHLGGAYGDKDSAIARFVDNFARLSESGRRRLVIENDETVYSMADCLRAHEATGVPLVFDHQHHNLNPGGLSVGEAARKALGTWGGIQPKVHFSSPKMDLRTIVRGKKEVTVPPLLSQHADFVNPWEFAWFLRETGPLPYDVMLEAKQKDQALLKLRADLDKLRLWPENS; from the coding sequence ATGGCGAAGCGGGAATGGCCGAAGCGGCTGGGATTCGCGGTGAAGGTGGTGGGGCGCGAGGGGCTCAAGAGCAACGATGCGCGAAAGTGGCAGTCGAATCCGCACGTGCGCGTTTCCATCGACTTCCTCCACCCGATCCTGGACTACCTGGACGAGGTGGACATCCGCATGTACCGGATCTCCTCCGACTTCGTCCCGTACTCCACGCACCCGGACATGCCGCAGTTCCATGCGCAGGTGCGCGAGTGCGCGCGCGAGCTTGCGGAGCTGGGGCGTCGCGCGCGCGACTTCGGGATCCGACTCTCGCTGCACCCGTCGCAGTACGTCCTTCTCTCCGCGCAGGACCCCGCGATCAACGCCAAGGGCATCGCCGACGTGAACGCGCAGGCGGAGTTGCTGGACGCGATGGAGCAGGGGCCCGAAGCCGTCGTCGTGCTGCACCTAGGCGGCGCGTACGGCGACAAGGACTCGGCGATCGCGCGCTTCGTGGACAACTTCGCCCGCCTCTCCGAATCAGGCCGCCGCCGCCTGGTGATCGAGAACGACGAGACCGTCTACTCGATGGCCGACTGCCTGCGCGCCCACGAGGCCACCGGCGTCCCGCTCGTATTCGACCACCAGCACCACAACCTGAACCCGGGCGGGCTCAGTGTGGGCGAGGCCGCGCGCAAGGCGCTCGGCACCTGGGGCGGCATCCAGCCCAAGGTGCACTTCTCCTCCCCCAAGATGGACCTGCGTACCATCGTGCGCGGCAAGAAGGAGGTCACCGTCCCGCCCCTCCTCTCGCAGCACGCCGACTTCGTGAATCCCTGGGAGTTCGCCTGGTTCCTCCGCGAAACCGGACCCCTCCCCTACGACGTGATGCTGGAGGCGAAGCAGAAAGACCAGGCGCTGCTGAAGCTCCGCGCGGACCTGGACAAGCTGCGGCTGTGGCCGGAGAACAGTTAG
- a CDS encoding DUF2382 domain-containing protein has translation MASEMDRVVPLGQLDDFKVAEGDPDVRGWEVVASDGRTIGEVDELLIDTNAMKVRYLDVEVENGLMAEPDRHVLVPIGYARLDRSADRVMVDHIASTDLRTMPAYDQSPVTRDYETSVRNSFPGGLAASEIESNTGTGAVDTGMAAAGSHDTDFYTHDSFDDNRFYGRGMETGTSEQRLTLSEEELAVGTRQVQAGQVEIDKHVETRHVAESVPVMHEEAVVERRPITDPMAARGATIGEDETIRVPLTQEEVVAETRTVAKEELVVRTNQVTETETVEADLRRERAEVRRDEGTVGGGGYSAGSAGLGGTTESGLGGATGPGHSTGNGLTDNPGIGNGSDSMGLNNSSTDPLRRNDTGGNL, from the coding sequence ATGGCGAGCGAAATGGATCGGGTGGTACCGCTGGGGCAGCTGGACGACTTCAAGGTGGCCGAGGGCGATCCGGACGTGCGCGGCTGGGAAGTGGTGGCCTCCGACGGGCGGACGATCGGCGAGGTGGACGAGCTGCTGATCGACACCAACGCCATGAAGGTGCGCTACCTGGACGTAGAGGTGGAGAACGGCCTAATGGCCGAGCCCGACCGCCACGTCCTCGTCCCCATCGGCTACGCGCGCCTGGACCGCAGCGCCGACCGCGTGATGGTGGACCACATCGCCTCCACCGACCTGCGCACCATGCCCGCCTACGACCAGTCGCCGGTGACGCGCGACTACGAGACGAGCGTGCGCAACAGCTTCCCCGGCGGCCTGGCGGCGTCCGAGATCGAGAGCAATACCGGCACCGGCGCCGTGGACACCGGGATGGCCGCGGCCGGCTCGCACGACACCGACTTCTACACGCACGACTCGTTCGACGACAACCGCTTCTACGGGCGCGGGATGGAGACCGGGACTAGCGAGCAGCGCCTCACGCTCTCCGAGGAGGAGCTGGCGGTCGGCACGCGGCAGGTGCAGGCGGGCCAGGTGGAGATCGACAAGCACGTCGAGACCCGCCACGTCGCCGAGAGCGTGCCGGTGATGCACGAGGAGGCCGTCGTGGAACGCCGCCCGATCACCGACCCCATGGCCGCCCGCGGCGCCACCATCGGCGAGGACGAGACGATCCGCGTGCCGCTCACGCAGGAAGAGGTGGTCGCGGAGACGCGCACGGTGGCTAAGGAGGAGCTGGTGGTGCGCACCAACCAGGTGACCGAGACCGAGACGGTCGAGGCCGACCTGCGCCGCGAGCGCGCTGAGGTGCGCCGGGACGAGGGGACGGTCGGCGGCGGGGGATACAGCGCCGGGTCCGCGGGGCTCGGTGGCACGACCGAATCGGGCCTCGGCGGTGCGACCGGCCCTGGACATTCGACTGGCAACGGGCTCACCGACAACCCGGGGATAGGGAACGGGAGCGACAGCATGGGGCTGAACAACAGCTCCACCGATCCGCTCCGGCGCAACGACACCGGCGGCAACCTGTAG
- a CDS encoding gluconokinase, whose product MSDSGAVRGPWILALDAGSSSVRAELFDTAGGEPPGFGAARAEYSWRTEEGAMETDPEALVGRCVEVIDGAVVAARRAGAEIAGVAMATFWHGLAGVGSDGRAVTPLFGWGEARAAGAARELAGRMDAAEYHRRTGCWLHPTYPAARLLWLRAEAGDSLPRAVTWLSVGEMLLLRFFGEARTSLSMASGTGLLGLRSCAWDEETLAAVGVEPGALPRVSDEPLRGLGAEWAARWPELADVPWFPALGDGGCASLGSGAFGPGRIGLTVGTSAALRVLRADPDPQPPESLWCYRLDGRRTVSGRALSNAGNAFAWLSRTLVLPPAEELDAALDELPPDGHGLTVSPGLVPGRPPTLDPDERAALLGVSLATTPLHIARAWLEAVAYRIADAADAVEGAYGPAAEVVASGGALHASPAWTRIIADVLGRPVRLAAVDEETARGAALIALERLGLIEDLAAVARVGGELFEPDEGRHAVYAAARERRPSPPGPLSR is encoded by the coding sequence ATGAGCGATTCAGGCGCGGTACGGGGGCCGTGGATCCTGGCGCTTGACGCCGGGAGCTCGTCCGTGCGCGCCGAGTTGTTCGACACGGCGGGCGGGGAGCCGCCCGGGTTCGGGGCCGCGAGGGCGGAGTATTCGTGGCGCACCGAGGAGGGCGCCATGGAGACCGACCCCGAGGCGCTCGTCGGGCGGTGCGTGGAGGTGATCGACGGGGCGGTGGTCGCGGCGCGGAGGGCCGGGGCGGAGATCGCCGGGGTGGCGATGGCGACGTTCTGGCATGGGCTCGCGGGTGTAGGGAGCGACGGGCGCGCCGTCACGCCGCTCTTCGGCTGGGGCGAGGCGCGGGCCGCCGGCGCCGCGCGCGAGCTCGCCGGGCGGATGGACGCGGCGGAGTACCACCGACGGACCGGGTGCTGGCTCCATCCCACCTATCCCGCCGCGCGGCTCCTCTGGCTTCGCGCCGAGGCGGGCGATAGCTTGCCGCGCGCCGTCACCTGGCTCTCGGTGGGCGAGATGCTCCTGCTGCGCTTCTTTGGCGAGGCGCGCACGTCGCTGTCGATGGCGTCGGGGACGGGGCTCCTCGGGCTTCGCTCGTGCGCGTGGGACGAGGAGACGCTGGCGGCGGTCGGCGTGGAGCCGGGTGCGCTGCCAAGGGTGTCGGACGAGCCACTGCGCGGGCTGGGGGCGGAGTGGGCGGCGCGCTGGCCGGAGCTGGCGGACGTTCCCTGGTTCCCCGCGCTGGGCGACGGCGGGTGCGCGAGCCTGGGGAGCGGCGCCTTTGGGCCCGGACGCATCGGGCTGACGGTGGGGACGTCGGCGGCGCTGCGGGTGCTGCGCGCGGATCCCGACCCGCAGCCGCCAGAGTCGCTCTGGTGCTACCGGCTGGATGGGCGGCGCACGGTTTCCGGCCGGGCGCTTTCGAACGCGGGGAATGCGTTCGCCTGGCTTTCGCGGACGCTGGTGCTGCCCCCGGCGGAGGAGCTGGACGCGGCGCTGGACGAGCTTCCGCCGGACGGGCACGGGCTGACGGTGAGCCCCGGATTGGTGCCCGGCCGCCCTCCCACGCTGGACCCGGACGAGCGCGCGGCGCTCCTCGGCGTCTCCCTCGCCACGACGCCGCTGCACATCGCGCGGGCGTGGCTGGAGGCGGTCGCCTACCGCATCGCGGATGCGGCGGACGCGGTGGAGGGCGCGTACGGACCCGCCGCCGAGGTGGTCGCCAGCGGCGGCGCGCTGCATGCGTCGCCCGCGTGGACCCGCATCATCGCGGACGTGCTGGGTCGCCCCGTGCGCCTGGCCGCGGTGGACGAGGAGACGGCGCGCGGCGCGGCGCTCATCGCGCTGGAGCGGCTGGGGCTGATCGAGGACCTGGCGGCCGTCGCGCGTGTCGGCGGCGAGCTGTTCGAGCCGGACGAAGGGCGGCACGCGGTGTACGCGGCGGCGCGGGAGCGGAGGCCCTCACCCCCCGGCCCCCTCTCCCGATAA